A genomic stretch from Rhodomicrobium vannielii ATCC 17100 includes:
- a CDS encoding nitrogenase component 1: MAPRPGLVIREKRLNAIGAWLGASSSILAEFASGDAAQRVRTFSEAAPDDVTAALNFLGGIEGAAIVVHAPRGCAAAALAQKGAAAFAVTGLDQRDTIIGSGEALARTIRSLVERHRPWVVFIVGGPVVAINSDDIRSVAADLTETLGIPVLQVQTDGFRSRIAATGYDAATKPLLPLASAPFAGAREDVINIIALNARAGDGIAMLLEPLGLRGNLLPGGANAASFELAGKALLTVPFDGDAGTTFAESLAEATGVPFLLLPPPIGLSASRAWSEAVAAATGRSAWPATCHPVEADRALDGLRVHIALPQAFAFAAAGLVEELGGAISALTVDHLDKTHLPAARAFAERWPEATLHAAAGQPFELANLLSKTKPDLFIGPPPLAAFASRAGIAAVGAAPYQLIGASGAEWLASKARNALANRAFGARLAGIRSPYASGWYRRSADWHIKQEVR; the protein is encoded by the coding sequence GCTGCGCCGGACGATGTGACGGCGGCGCTCAACTTTCTCGGTGGCATCGAGGGTGCAGCTATCGTCGTGCATGCACCCCGTGGCTGCGCGGCGGCGGCTCTCGCACAAAAGGGCGCTGCGGCCTTCGCCGTGACGGGCCTCGACCAGCGCGACACCATCATCGGCTCCGGCGAGGCTCTCGCGCGCACCATCCGGTCGCTCGTCGAACGACATCGCCCATGGGTCGTTTTCATCGTCGGCGGGCCGGTCGTGGCCATCAACAGCGATGACATCCGAAGCGTCGCCGCCGATCTGACCGAAACCCTCGGCATACCCGTCCTGCAGGTGCAGACGGACGGTTTCCGCTCGCGCATCGCTGCCACCGGCTATGATGCCGCGACGAAGCCGCTTTTGCCGCTCGCGTCGGCCCCGTTCGCGGGGGCGCGCGAGGACGTGATCAATATCATCGCGCTCAATGCGCGCGCGGGCGACGGCATAGCCATGCTGCTTGAGCCGCTCGGGCTTCGGGGGAATCTCCTGCCGGGCGGAGCGAACGCGGCGAGCTTCGAGCTAGCGGGGAAGGCGCTTCTCACCGTGCCTTTCGATGGCGATGCGGGCACGACTTTCGCGGAAAGTCTGGCTGAAGCGACGGGTGTGCCGTTCCTTTTATTGCCGCCACCCATCGGGCTTTCGGCATCGCGCGCGTGGAGCGAGGCCGTGGCCGCAGCAACCGGACGAAGCGCGTGGCCAGCCACCTGTCATCCAGTAGAGGCGGATCGGGCGCTCGACGGCTTGCGCGTCCATATCGCCTTGCCACAGGCATTTGCCTTCGCCGCCGCCGGGCTGGTGGAGGAGCTTGGCGGCGCCATCTCGGCCCTGACCGTGGATCACCTGGACAAGACGCATCTCCCCGCAGCAAGAGCCTTCGCGGAACGATGGCCCGAGGCGACGCTCCATGCGGCGGCGGGACAACCCTTTGAACTCGCCAATCTTCTGTCGAAAACAAAGCCGGACCTCTTCATCGGGCCGCCGCCCCTTGCAGCGTTTGCGAGCCGGGCCGGTATCGCCGCGGTCGGCGCGGCACCTTACCAGCTCATCGGTGCGAGCGGCGCTGAATGGCTCGCGAGCAAGGCCCGGAACGCGCTCGCCAACCGCGCTTTCGGCGCGCGCCTCGCGGGTATTCGCTCCCCATACGCAAGCGGCTGGTATCGCCGCAGTGCCGACTGGCACATCAAGCAGGAAGTTCGCTGA
- a CDS encoding nitrogenase component 1 produces the protein MAHPIDCPGAGCALHGAIYAASAVRGMVPIVHGPSGCGYQAALAAPLSGWLDAGGIAVPSTNLSEKQVVFGGTARLREEIKNAVKVTDGALYVVLSTCPTEMIGDDIPAMAKEARAQGFPVVDVPSAGFRGAVQAGYTAFLKAVIGADLVIDKGARDPTLVNVFGLVPGADAAWVGDIEEWSRLLAGIGLRANAVLGPSGGVEDLRRVGNAALTLVLSPAGRGPAEDLQARFGVPWLEAGALPVGASATADLLRRVGDSAGRPRDGVETFVASEIDRENWFLERLSHAYHALDLQRSFALVATGSRAAGLSAFLTGTLGLLPRLVVVAEPLAPEEKARLLAELDTAAPGGKVIFAESAGEITDAIAAAKPEIILARSIEADIAARLGVPLVQISTPVTDRIVLDTPLSGSRGALALIEAIGTAVLR, from the coding sequence ATGGCTCATCCTATCGATTGCCCCGGCGCGGGCTGCGCGCTTCACGGGGCGATTTACGCCGCTTCGGCCGTGCGCGGGATGGTCCCGATCGTTCACGGACCGTCGGGCTGCGGTTATCAGGCAGCGCTCGCCGCGCCCCTGTCGGGCTGGCTCGATGCAGGCGGCATCGCCGTGCCGTCAACGAACCTGTCCGAGAAGCAGGTCGTTTTCGGCGGCACGGCGCGGCTGCGCGAAGAGATCAAGAACGCGGTGAAGGTCACCGATGGCGCGCTTTACGTCGTGCTGAGCACATGTCCCACCGAGATGATCGGCGACGACATTCCCGCCATGGCGAAGGAGGCGCGAGCGCAGGGCTTCCCCGTGGTCGACGTGCCCTCAGCTGGTTTTCGCGGTGCGGTGCAGGCCGGATATACAGCCTTCCTCAAGGCCGTCATCGGCGCGGACCTCGTCATCGATAAAGGCGCGCGCGATCCGACGCTTGTGAACGTGTTCGGCCTGGTGCCCGGCGCGGACGCGGCATGGGTCGGCGACATCGAGGAATGGTCGCGGCTTCTCGCAGGGATCGGCCTTCGCGCGAATGCAGTTCTCGGTCCCTCAGGCGGGGTGGAGGATCTTCGTCGCGTCGGCAATGCGGCGCTGACGCTCGTTCTTTCGCCAGCGGGACGTGGACCGGCGGAAGATCTTCAGGCACGGTTCGGAGTGCCGTGGCTTGAAGCCGGTGCGCTCCCGGTCGGTGCGTCTGCAACCGCCGATTTGCTGCGAAGGGTCGGCGACAGTGCGGGGCGTCCGCGCGATGGGGTCGAGACATTCGTCGCCTCCGAAATCGACCGCGAAAATTGGTTCCTGGAGAGGCTGTCGCACGCCTATCACGCGCTCGACCTTCAACGCAGCTTCGCTCTGGTTGCGACTGGATCAAGGGCGGCGGGTCTTTCCGCCTTCCTTACCGGAACGCTCGGGCTGCTGCCCCGGCTCGTTGTTGTGGCGGAACCGCTTGCGCCCGAGGAAAAGGCCCGGCTCCTTGCCGAACTCGACACAGCGGCCCCCGGCGGCAAGGTCATTTTCGCCGAGAGCGCGGGAGAGATCACGGATGCAATCGCGGCGGCGAAACCGGAGATTATCCTCGCGCGCTCAATCGAGGCGGACATCGCGGCGAGACTCGGCGTGCCGCTCGTGCAGATTTCCACGCCCGTCACCGACAGGATCGTGCTCGACACGCCGCTATCCGGCTCGCGCGGCGCGCTCGCGCTGATCGAGGCGATCGGCACCGCTGTCTTGCGGTAG